GAAAATCTATGTCAGTAAATTTAAATTCTTCCTGAATCTTATTTCTTGCCTGAGTAAACTCAGCAAGACCTGCCTTTGTAGCTCTTTGGTGCAAGTGAATCACACACGCACTACCATGTTCAGGTAGGCACCTAAAACCGCAGCTGGGACAAACCAGATACGGGAAGTTTTCGAGGTGAAAGTGTACACCTGTAACTGTTTCATCAAAGACGTCGTAGTCTAAAATCATCCAGTCACCACATTTATCGCAATATATGTCTCTTCTTTCTTCAAGAAAAAATTCATTTATCTCCATCTCAATAAAAGTCTACCACTCAAAGATATCTACAATATCTACAATCGCACCTTTAATGCGGTCAATGATTCCTTGTCGTTTAAGTACACTTGGTGTCTCTGGTAAAAGAGCAATAATGTCATCTCCTAAAGGAGTCCTCTGTGTATAGATATACTCGCCGATAAGATCTTGGAAGGATTCGAGGTTTATATGCTCATCTTCTGCAACTTTCCGCAAAGCACTTGAGCGTTCACTGTCCCAGAACTTAGCAAATTCAGCTTCAACATCTTCTGAACGGCCAATCTGGGGAAGGTTCTCTTTTATAAACTTTTGTATAAGTTCTTTCTTCTTACGAAGTTGAATATCACGATCAAAGATCTTAAGGATTTCATCAGTCTTCTTAGCTCTAAGTGTGTCTGACGTAACATCCTTAAGCCCAGCGATTAGCTTGATAATGTAGTCAAAATTTACAATATCAGTCGCAACAAGCTCCAATTCAAAATCAATCTGATCTAGTACGGACTCAAGTTGTTTGCTGTCCTTATTCTTTCGCTCCTCGTATACATCAAGATACTTACTTTGGTAATCGTAGAATTCTTGTTCAGTTATACCTAAGTCAGCGAAATCAAATTCAGCAAAGGTCTCAAGCGATGATTTAATACGAAGCAAATCACGGAAACTCTGAACAAATGACGCTTTTTCTTCCTCACTTTGAATTTTATCCACGTCCTCAACATTTGGCACTTTCTCACGAAGCTCTTCCAGCTTCGCGCCAAACTCTTTCTTCTGTTCTTCGTATGGTTTCTTAAATACCACTTCTTTAGCGTTTTCATCACCAAAAAGTGCCAACGCTTTATCAGTATTCTTTTTCAGATTACGAAACGAGACAATATTACCGTGTGGCTTATCTGAGTTGAGGAGACGATTTGTACGTGAATAAGCTTGAACCAAACCATGATAGCGAAGATTCTTGTCGACATACAAAGTGTTAAGCCGAGGGCTATCAAAACCTGTCAAAAACATGTTTACAACCAAAACCAAATCTACCTCTTTATCTTTGATGCGTTGTTGAAGGTTTTTGTAGTAATCATAGAAGGTGTCAGTTGAATAATTAGTACCAAACTCGCTGTTATATTCTTTTATACATCGCTCAAGGAAGTCTCGAGAATGTTCATTTATAGGAGCGTCGGTATCAGTAAACACATCTGCATCAAGCATGTCTGAACTTTCATCTTCATTTGCCTGATAGGTAAAGATGGTGGCAATTTTGAAATCCTCGGGCTTCTTGGCTTTAAATAAATTGTAGTATTTCTTCAACACTTCAATACTCGGAGTAGCAAAAATAGCATTAAACTTACCATTCTTAGTCTTTCGCTTCCAATCTTGCAAAATATACTCAGTGATTTTTTGGAGACGGTCATCTGACTCCAAAATCTCTTTAGTGTTAATGCCCTCAACTTCCATATCAGCAAAGATGTCCGCATCGAGTGTATCCTGTTCCTTTTGAGTATA
Above is a genomic segment from Candidatus Nomurabacteria bacterium containing:
- a CDS encoding type I restriction endonuclease subunit R, whose product is MTHQSEQELEKTLLKQLQGLGFESVVLVDSDAMVTNLRSQLGKFNGVTFSDNEFSQILNHLNKGDRFEKAKTLRDRFALKRDDESTFYVRFFNMAQWCKNEYQVAQQITQVGSYKNRYDVTLLVNGLPLVQVELKRRGMELKEAFNQIQRYHKHSYAGSLFEYIQIFVISNGVNTKYFSNNPKQSFEQTFYWTDENNQKITRLEDFASVFLEKCAVSQMIAEYIVLAESLHIPLILRPYQYFAVRRIVNRVKESSKNGYIWHTTGSGKTLTSFKASQILSDIPEVKKVLFVVDRKDLDIQTTKEFNSFSAGSVDGTSSTRTLVDQLKDPTRKLIVTTIQKLDIAIGREGYLNQFADLADEKVIIIFDECHRSQFGQTHARIKNFFKKAQLFGFTGTPIFADNNVGGVTTVDVFEECLHKYIITNAISDGNVLGFAVEYVGKYTQKEQDTLDADIFADMEVEGINTKEILESDDRLQKITEYILQDWKRKTKNGKFNAIFATPSIEVLKKYYNLFKAKKPEDFKIATIFTYQANEDESSDMLDADVFTDTDAPINEHSRDFLERCIKEYNSEFGTNYSTDTFYDYYKNLQQRIKDKEVDLVLVVNMFLTGFDSPRLNTLYVDKNLRYHGLVQAYSRTNRLLNSDKPHGNIVSFRNLKKNTDKALALFGDENAKEVVFKKPYEEQKKEFGAKLEELREKVPNVEDVDKIQSEEEKASFVQSFRDLLRIKSSLETFAEFDFADLGITEQEFYDYQSKYLDVYEERKNKDSKQLESVLDQIDFELELVATDIVNFDYIIKLIAGLKDVTSDTLRAKKTDEILKIFDRDIQLRKKKELIQKFIKENLPQIGRSEDVEAEFAKFWDSERSSALRKVAEDEHINLESFQDLIGEYIYTQRTPLGDDIIALLPETPSVLKRQGIIDRIKGAIVDIVDIFEW